The Cucumis melo cultivar AY chromosome 6, USDA_Cmelo_AY_1.0, whole genome shotgun sequence genome includes a region encoding these proteins:
- the LOC103491714 gene encoding peptidyl serine alpha-galactosyltransferase isoform X1, giving the protein MREFLLFVAIFLVRFVASDGWTNNSSMAAPRRIHTLFSVECQNYFDWQTVGLMHSFKKSKQPGPITRLLSCTDEEKKKYRGMHLAPTFEVPSMSRHPKTGDWYPAINKPAGVVHWLKHSKEAENVDWVVILDADMIIRGPIIPWELGAEKGRPVAAYYGYLVGCDNILAKLHTKHPELCDKVGGLLAMHIDDLRVFAPMWLSKTEEVREDRDHWATNITGDIYGKGWISEMYGYSFGAAEVGLRHKINDNLMIYPGYIPRPEIEPILLHYGLPFSVGNWSFSKLNHHEDDIVYDCNRLFPEPPYPREIQQMESDSNKKRGLLINIECINLLNEGLLWQHKRNGCPKPEWSKYLSFLKSKTFTDLTKPKYPTPSTLVMKEDRVQKQPVKVYRVQKQPVKEDLVQKQPVLDELQEPYPKIHTLFSTECTTYFDWQTVGLMHSFRLSGQPGNITRLLSCTDEDLKKYKGHNLAPTHYVPSMSRHPLTGDWYPAINKPAAVLHWLNHVNTDAEYIVILDADMIMRGSITPWEFKAARGRPVSTPYDYLIGCDNVLAKLHTSHPEACDKVGGVIIMHIDDLRKFAMLWLHKTEEVRADRAHYATNITGDIYQSGWISEMYGYSFGAAELQLRHIRNSEILLYPGYVPDPGVHYRVFHYGLEFKVGNWSFDKANWRETDLVNRCWAQFPAPPDPSTLDQTDKGGFARDLLSIECIRTLNEALYLHHKKRNCSDPNLLTNLNSEDESETGVSWKIGKLDESYTGKGHLSTESSQESSVEAKEDGIFSSLRSWIIALWMISGLVFLVVIISKFSGRKAKGVRGKHHRIKRRTASYSVFVDRNGQEKYVKDLDASL; this is encoded by the exons ATGAGGGAATTCCTGCTGTTTGTGGCGATTTTTTTGGTGCGGTTTGTGGCCAGCGATGGGTGGACCAATAACTCCAGCATGGCTGCGCCCCGGCGGATTCATACTCTGTTTTCGGTGGAGTGTCAGAATTACTTCGATTGGCAAACTGTTGGGTTGATGCATAGCTTCAAGAAGTCGAAGCAACCGGGGCCGATCACCCGTTTGCTTAGTTGCACCGAtgaggagaagaagaaatatAGAGGGATGCATTTGGCTCCCACTTTTGAGGTTCCATCCATGAGCAGGCACCCCAAAACTGGCGACTG GTATCCTGCAATAAATAAACCTGCAGGGGTTGTCCACTGGCTTAAACATAGCAAAGAAGCAGAGAATGTTGATTGGGTTGTGATTCTGGATGCAGACATGATCATAAGAGGCCCAATAATACCTTGGGAACTTGGTGCAGAGAAGGGCAGGCCTGTTGCAGCTTATTATGG ATACTTGGTTGGATGTGACAACATTCTTGCTAAATTGCACACCAAGCACCCAGAGCTTTGTGACAAAGTTGGTGGCCTCTTGGCAATGCATATAGATGATCTTCGAGTATTTGCACCAATGTGGCTTTCAAAGACGGAAGAAGTGCGCGAAGATAGAGATCACTGGGCGACCAATATAACTGGTGATATCTATGGCAAAGGGTGGATAAGTGAGATGTATGGTTACTCGTTTGGAGCAGCAGAA GTTGGTCTACGACACAAAATTAATGACAATTTGATGATATACCCGGGCTACATTCCTCGTCCTGAAATTGAGCCTATCCTTCTTCACTATGGTTTGCCATTTAGTGTGGGAAATTGGTCCTTTAGTAAATTAAATCACCATGAAGATGATATTGTCTATGACTGTAACCGGCTTTTCCCTGAGCCTCCTTACCCTCGAGAG ATTCAACAAATGGAATCGGATTCAAATAAGAAGAGGGGTCTACTTATAAATATAGAGTGTATCAACCTGTTGAATGAGGGTCTGCTGTGGCAACATAAACGAAACGGATGCCCGAAGCCAGAGTGGTCAAAATATTTAAGCTTTTTAAAGAGTAAAACTTTTACTGACTTAACTAAACCCAAGTATCCGACCCCTTCTACTCTAGTAATGAAGGAAGATCGTGTTCAGAAACAACCAGTTAAGGTATATCGTGTTCAGAAACAACCGGTGAAGGAAGATCTTGTTCAGAAACAACCAGTGCTTGATGAACTGCAGGAACCATATCCAAAAATTCACACCCTCTTCTCAACGGAGTGCACTACTTATTTTGATTGGCAAACTGTAGGCCTTATGCATAGTTTCCGTCTGAGTGGCCAGCCTGGGAACATTACACGACTTCTTAGCTGTACAGATGAAGATTTGAAAAAATACAAAGGTCACAATCTGGCTCCAACGCATTATGTTCCTTCCATGAGCCGACATCCACTGACAGGCGACTG GTATCCGGCAATAAATAAGCCAGCTGCAGTGCTTCATTGGCTCAATCATGTGAACACTGATGCAGAATATATAGTTATTCTTGATGCTGATATGATCATGAGAGGATCCATTACACCATGGGAGTTCAAAGCAGCTCGTGGACGTCCCGTTTCTACACCGTATGA TTACCTTATTGGCTGTGACAATGTTCTTGCAAAACTCCACACAAGCCATCCTGAAGCTTGTGATAAAGTTGGGGGTGTTATTATTATGCACATTGATGATCTCAGGAAATTTGCCATGCTATGGCTACATAAAACTGAGGAGGTCCGAGCTGATCGAGCTCATTATGCAACGAATATCACAGGAGATATATACCAATCTGGCTGGATCAGTGAGATGTATGGTTACTCATTTGGTGCTGCCGAG TTGCAATTACGGCATATTCGAAACAGTGAGATACTATTATACCCAGGATATGTTCCTGATCCTGGAGTTCATTACAGAGTTTTTCACTATGGACTTGAATTTAAAGTTGGGAATTGGAGCTTTGACAAGGCAAATTGGAGGGAAACTGATTTGGTCAACAGATGCTGGGCTCAATTTCCAGCACCACCAGATCCTTCCACACTTGATCAAACTGATAAAGGTGGTTTTGCTAGGGACTTGCTTAGCATAGAGTGTATAAGGACACTCAATGAAGCTCTGTATCTGCACCATAAGAAGAGAAATTGCTCAGATCCTAACCTGTTGACCAACCTGAACTCGGAAGATGAAAGTGAAACTGGGGTTTCTTGGAAAATTGGCAAGCTTGATGAAAGCTATACTGGAAAAGGCCATTTATCAACAGAGAGTTCTCAGGAATCGTCAGTGGAGGCAAAAGAGGATGGGATCTTTAGTTCTTTGAGGTCGTGGATTATTGCTCTGTGGATGATTTCCGGTTTGGTGTTCTTGGTAGTGATCATATCAAAGTTTTCAGGTCGAAAAGCAAAGGGGGTGAGAGGCAAACATCACAGGATCAAGAGAAGAACTGCTTCCTATTCAGTTTTTGTGGATCGGAATGGGCAGGAGAAGTATGTGAAAGATCTTGATGCCTCCTTGTAA
- the LOC103491714 gene encoding peptidyl serine alpha-galactosyltransferase isoform X2 — MREFLLFVAIFLVRFVASDGWTNNSSMAAPRRIHTLFSVECQNYFDWQTVGLMHSFKKSKQPGPITRLLSCTDEEKKKYRGMHLAPTFEVPSMSRHPKTGDWYPAINKPAGVVHWLKHSKEAENVDWVVILDADMIIRGPIIPWELGAEKGRPVAAYYGYLVGCDNILAKLHTKHPELCDKVGGLLAMHIDDLRVFAPMWLSKTEEVREDRDHWATNITGDIYGKGWISEMYGYSFGAAEVGLRHKINDNLMIYPGYIPRPEIEPILLHYGLPFSVGNWSFSKLNHHEDDIVYDCNRLFPEPPYPREIQQMESDSNKKRGLLINIECINLLNEGLLWQHKRNGCPKPEWSKYLSFLKSKTFTDLTKPKYPTPSTLVMKEDRVQKQPVKVYRVQKQPVKEDLVQKQPVLDELQEPYPKIHTLFSTECTTYFDWQTVGLMHSFRLSGQPGNITRLLSCTDEDLKKYKGHNLAPTHYVPSMSRHPLTGDWYPAINKPAAVLHWLNHVNTDAEYIVILDADMIMRGSITPWEFKAARGRPVSTPYLIGCDNVLAKLHTSHPEACDKVGGVIIMHIDDLRKFAMLWLHKTEEVRADRAHYATNITGDIYQSGWISEMYGYSFGAAELQLRHIRNSEILLYPGYVPDPGVHYRVFHYGLEFKVGNWSFDKANWRETDLVNRCWAQFPAPPDPSTLDQTDKGGFARDLLSIECIRTLNEALYLHHKKRNCSDPNLLTNLNSEDESETGVSWKIGKLDESYTGKGHLSTESSQESSVEAKEDGIFSSLRSWIIALWMISGLVFLVVIISKFSGRKAKGVRGKHHRIKRRTASYSVFVDRNGQEKYVKDLDASL, encoded by the exons ATGAGGGAATTCCTGCTGTTTGTGGCGATTTTTTTGGTGCGGTTTGTGGCCAGCGATGGGTGGACCAATAACTCCAGCATGGCTGCGCCCCGGCGGATTCATACTCTGTTTTCGGTGGAGTGTCAGAATTACTTCGATTGGCAAACTGTTGGGTTGATGCATAGCTTCAAGAAGTCGAAGCAACCGGGGCCGATCACCCGTTTGCTTAGTTGCACCGAtgaggagaagaagaaatatAGAGGGATGCATTTGGCTCCCACTTTTGAGGTTCCATCCATGAGCAGGCACCCCAAAACTGGCGACTG GTATCCTGCAATAAATAAACCTGCAGGGGTTGTCCACTGGCTTAAACATAGCAAAGAAGCAGAGAATGTTGATTGGGTTGTGATTCTGGATGCAGACATGATCATAAGAGGCCCAATAATACCTTGGGAACTTGGTGCAGAGAAGGGCAGGCCTGTTGCAGCTTATTATGG ATACTTGGTTGGATGTGACAACATTCTTGCTAAATTGCACACCAAGCACCCAGAGCTTTGTGACAAAGTTGGTGGCCTCTTGGCAATGCATATAGATGATCTTCGAGTATTTGCACCAATGTGGCTTTCAAAGACGGAAGAAGTGCGCGAAGATAGAGATCACTGGGCGACCAATATAACTGGTGATATCTATGGCAAAGGGTGGATAAGTGAGATGTATGGTTACTCGTTTGGAGCAGCAGAA GTTGGTCTACGACACAAAATTAATGACAATTTGATGATATACCCGGGCTACATTCCTCGTCCTGAAATTGAGCCTATCCTTCTTCACTATGGTTTGCCATTTAGTGTGGGAAATTGGTCCTTTAGTAAATTAAATCACCATGAAGATGATATTGTCTATGACTGTAACCGGCTTTTCCCTGAGCCTCCTTACCCTCGAGAG ATTCAACAAATGGAATCGGATTCAAATAAGAAGAGGGGTCTACTTATAAATATAGAGTGTATCAACCTGTTGAATGAGGGTCTGCTGTGGCAACATAAACGAAACGGATGCCCGAAGCCAGAGTGGTCAAAATATTTAAGCTTTTTAAAGAGTAAAACTTTTACTGACTTAACTAAACCCAAGTATCCGACCCCTTCTACTCTAGTAATGAAGGAAGATCGTGTTCAGAAACAACCAGTTAAGGTATATCGTGTTCAGAAACAACCGGTGAAGGAAGATCTTGTTCAGAAACAACCAGTGCTTGATGAACTGCAGGAACCATATCCAAAAATTCACACCCTCTTCTCAACGGAGTGCACTACTTATTTTGATTGGCAAACTGTAGGCCTTATGCATAGTTTCCGTCTGAGTGGCCAGCCTGGGAACATTACACGACTTCTTAGCTGTACAGATGAAGATTTGAAAAAATACAAAGGTCACAATCTGGCTCCAACGCATTATGTTCCTTCCATGAGCCGACATCCACTGACAGGCGACTG GTATCCGGCAATAAATAAGCCAGCTGCAGTGCTTCATTGGCTCAATCATGTGAACACTGATGCAGAATATATAGTTATTCTTGATGCTGATATGATCATGAGAGGATCCATTACACCATGGGAGTTCAAAGCAGCTCGTGGACGTCCCGTTTCTACACC TTACCTTATTGGCTGTGACAATGTTCTTGCAAAACTCCACACAAGCCATCCTGAAGCTTGTGATAAAGTTGGGGGTGTTATTATTATGCACATTGATGATCTCAGGAAATTTGCCATGCTATGGCTACATAAAACTGAGGAGGTCCGAGCTGATCGAGCTCATTATGCAACGAATATCACAGGAGATATATACCAATCTGGCTGGATCAGTGAGATGTATGGTTACTCATTTGGTGCTGCCGAG TTGCAATTACGGCATATTCGAAACAGTGAGATACTATTATACCCAGGATATGTTCCTGATCCTGGAGTTCATTACAGAGTTTTTCACTATGGACTTGAATTTAAAGTTGGGAATTGGAGCTTTGACAAGGCAAATTGGAGGGAAACTGATTTGGTCAACAGATGCTGGGCTCAATTTCCAGCACCACCAGATCCTTCCACACTTGATCAAACTGATAAAGGTGGTTTTGCTAGGGACTTGCTTAGCATAGAGTGTATAAGGACACTCAATGAAGCTCTGTATCTGCACCATAAGAAGAGAAATTGCTCAGATCCTAACCTGTTGACCAACCTGAACTCGGAAGATGAAAGTGAAACTGGGGTTTCTTGGAAAATTGGCAAGCTTGATGAAAGCTATACTGGAAAAGGCCATTTATCAACAGAGAGTTCTCAGGAATCGTCAGTGGAGGCAAAAGAGGATGGGATCTTTAGTTCTTTGAGGTCGTGGATTATTGCTCTGTGGATGATTTCCGGTTTGGTGTTCTTGGTAGTGATCATATCAAAGTTTTCAGGTCGAAAAGCAAAGGGGGTGAGAGGCAAACATCACAGGATCAAGAGAAGAACTGCTTCCTATTCAGTTTTTGTGGATCGGAATGGGCAGGAGAAGTATGTGAAAGATCTTGATGCCTCCTTGTAA